In Amycolatopsis methanolica 239, a single genomic region encodes these proteins:
- a CDS encoding GtrA family protein produces MTVVESVLSHTPEPLRSVLIKHRELLKFGIVGGTTFVVDNGVWYLLKLSVLEDKPTTAKAIAIIVATIVSYILNREWSFRTRGGRERHHEAALFFVISGLAVAVNLIPLWVSRYVLHLELPNVSRFAQELADFVSGSIIGMLLAMVFRFWGFKRWVFPDELGKRRRDLSRDEADTNA; encoded by the coding sequence GTGACCGTTGTGGAAAGCGTGTTGTCGCACACGCCCGAGCCATTGCGCTCGGTCTTGATCAAACATCGGGAGCTGCTCAAATTCGGGATCGTCGGCGGAACGACCTTCGTCGTCGACAACGGTGTCTGGTACCTGCTGAAACTGAGCGTGCTGGAAGACAAGCCGACCACCGCGAAAGCGATCGCGATCATCGTCGCGACCATCGTGTCCTACATTCTCAACCGCGAATGGTCGTTCCGGACTCGTGGGGGGCGGGAAAGGCACCACGAGGCCGCGCTGTTCTTCGTGATCAGCGGCCTGGCCGTGGCCGTGAACCTGATTCCGCTGTGGGTGTCGCGGTACGTGCTGCACCTGGAACTGCCGAACGTGAGCCGGTTCGCGCAGGAGTTGGCCGACTTCGTCAGCGGGTCCATCATCGGCATGCTGCTGGCGATGGTGTTCCGCTTCTGGGGCTTCAAGCGGTGGGTCTTCCCGGACGAACTGGGGAAGCGCCGCAGGGACCTGTCCCGCGACGAGGCGGACACCAACGCCTGA
- a CDS encoding sigma-70 family RNA polymerase sigma factor, whose product MSTLPADFEGKSDAELITDVRTGTLAAYGTLYERHVGAAYNLARQLARSNAEADDLVSDAFAKVLDTLRGGKGPDSAFRAYLLTALRHTAYDKTRKDKRVDLNEDMTTVGAEALTVQFSDTAVAGLERTMAAKAFASLPERWQAVLWHTEIEQQSPAEVAPLLGLTPNGVSALAYRAREGLRQAYLQVHLAETSADKCRACADRLGAWTRDGLSKRERAQVESHLDECEDCRALAAELAEVNGALRAIIAPIVLGGAALGYLATAGKATAATVATAGAAAGSAGGAASLAAAGPRQFVGVGIAGTAVAAAVAAALAAGGGTQEIPAAASVPAPPPAVAPAQPPAPPAAPPAAPPAPAVEPAPAPVVPPAPAPAPTPAPPPPPPPAAPANITAEGPASALELEPGGDPVALPITVRNSGASVSEPVAATLNLPPGISVVQAGGGGGGAGGFAAQAADGPLLVNCPPGEGTVTCTTPRGLQPGETAVLTFLLKADRTASSGQVTGTVNAGANIRLSVNVPVAVAELPDDLALEATAFWSGQHVWGRSAWLSVDVVNKGENTKLVTLSIDADARLILGNFRAACERGPTTTCTSLNALQPGEHLRLWFELDRPKEESRTVTVSATLGRAHASRTVTFDCWLPHCGVPGLAPTTTTVPPSSKPTTTTNPSSSGSTTSSSTTTTTTVSPTTPSAPSTTSTTSATSTTKDHGRPWWWLPWIPYPPK is encoded by the coding sequence GTGTCCACCCTTCCGGCCGATTTCGAGGGCAAGAGCGACGCGGAGTTGATCACCGACGTCCGCACCGGCACCCTGGCCGCCTACGGCACGCTCTACGAACGGCACGTGGGCGCGGCATACAACCTGGCGCGGCAGCTCGCGCGGTCCAACGCCGAGGCCGACGACCTGGTGTCCGACGCGTTCGCGAAGGTCCTCGACACGCTGCGCGGCGGCAAGGGCCCGGACAGCGCATTCCGCGCCTACCTGCTCACCGCGCTGCGGCACACCGCCTACGACAAGACCCGCAAGGACAAGCGCGTCGACCTCAACGAGGACATGACGACGGTCGGCGCGGAGGCGCTGACCGTCCAGTTCTCCGACACCGCCGTCGCCGGCCTGGAGCGGACGATGGCGGCCAAGGCCTTCGCGTCCCTGCCCGAGCGCTGGCAGGCGGTGCTGTGGCACACCGAGATCGAGCAGCAAAGCCCGGCTGAGGTCGCGCCGCTGCTCGGCCTGACGCCGAACGGGGTGTCCGCGCTCGCCTACCGCGCCCGCGAGGGCCTGCGGCAGGCCTACCTGCAGGTCCACCTCGCCGAGACCTCCGCCGACAAGTGCCGGGCGTGCGCCGACCGGCTGGGCGCGTGGACGCGGGACGGCCTGTCCAAGCGGGAACGCGCCCAGGTCGAGTCCCACCTGGACGAGTGCGAGGACTGCCGCGCGCTGGCCGCCGAACTGGCCGAGGTCAACGGCGCGCTGCGGGCGATCATCGCGCCGATCGTGCTCGGCGGGGCGGCACTGGGCTACCTCGCGACCGCGGGCAAGGCGACGGCCGCGACCGTGGCGACCGCGGGCGCCGCGGCCGGGTCCGCGGGTGGCGCGGCGTCGCTCGCCGCGGCCGGGCCGCGGCAGTTCGTCGGCGTCGGCATCGCCGGGACGGCGGTGGCCGCGGCGGTCGCCGCCGCGCTGGCCGCGGGTGGCGGCACCCAGGAAATCCCGGCGGCCGCGTCGGTCCCGGCGCCACCGCCCGCCGTCGCGCCTGCCCAGCCACCGGCACCGCCCGCGGCTCCGCCCGCCGCGCCGCCGGCGCCCGCCGTCGAGCCGGCACCCGCGCCGGTCGTGCCCCCGGCGCCCGCGCCCGCGCCGACCCCGGCGCCGCCACCACCGCCACCGCCCGCCGCGCCCGCGAACATCACCGCGGAAGGCCCGGCCTCGGCGCTCGAACTGGAACCGGGCGGGGACCCGGTCGCCCTGCCGATCACGGTGCGCAACAGCGGCGCCTCGGTGTCCGAACCGGTCGCGGCGACGCTGAACCTGCCGCCCGGCATCAGCGTCGTCCAAGCCGGCGGCGGTGGTGGCGGCGCGGGCGGCTTCGCCGCGCAGGCCGCCGACGGGCCGTTGCTGGTGAACTGCCCGCCGGGCGAGGGCACGGTCACCTGCACCACGCCGCGCGGGCTGCAGCCGGGTGAGACCGCGGTGCTGACGTTCCTGCTGAAGGCAGACCGGACGGCGTCCTCGGGACAGGTGACCGGGACGGTGAACGCGGGCGCGAACATCCGGCTGTCCGTGAACGTGCCGGTGGCCGTCGCCGAACTGCCGGACGACCTGGCGCTGGAAGCGACGGCCTTCTGGAGCGGCCAGCACGTGTGGGGGCGGTCCGCGTGGCTGTCCGTCGACGTGGTCAACAAGGGCGAGAACACCAAGCTCGTCACCCTCTCGATCGACGCCGACGCGCGGCTGATCCTGGGCAACTTCCGGGCGGCGTGCGAACGCGGCCCGACGACCACCTGCACCAGCCTCAACGCGCTCCAGCCGGGCGAGCACCTGCGGCTGTGGTTCGAGCTGGACCGGCCGAAGGAGGAATCCCGCACCGTCACCGTGTCGGCGACGCTGGGCCGCGCGCACGCGTCGCGGACCGTCACGTTCGACTGCTGGTTGCCGCACTGCGGGGTGCCGGGGCTCGCGCCGACCACGACGACGGTGCCGCCGTCGTCGAAGCCCACCACGACGACCAACCCGTCGTCGAGCGGATCGACGACGTCGAGCAGCACGACGACCACGACCACGGTTTCGCCGACGACCCCGTCGGCCCCGTCGACCACGTCGACCACGTCGGCGACCTCGACGACCAAGGACCACGGGCGGCCGTGGTGGTGGTTGCCGTGGATCCCCTACCCGCCGAAATGA
- a CDS encoding GGDEF domain-containing protein: MDVPAMGLRLEPEPGGDGRSLAELRARWRSASLAAGWRFPSDWALPEVDTVCAAVLRGGTAEIPIAGLARARAAAGAGLAETLADLAALHAVITPPGDSGGLVSPDVDALPSRLLRVAALAWAEVAMDKLATTEVIDPLTGLPTASYLRTRLRELYGRPAHRVSEDHTLLVVSVDLSGVTGWSRLTAMILIAEALRGVFDGGESTAKLGPSTVAAAVPRDGRIAAKAVMLRRELHERLSVDDQLESVSPPKIKLVRLPATHDSACDLLQRLART; this comes from the coding sequence GTGGACGTGCCGGCCATGGGGTTGCGCCTCGAACCGGAGCCTGGCGGCGACGGCCGGTCCCTGGCGGAGCTGCGGGCACGCTGGCGGTCCGCGAGCCTGGCCGCGGGATGGCGTTTCCCCAGCGACTGGGCGCTGCCGGAGGTCGACACGGTGTGCGCGGCGGTGCTGCGCGGGGGCACGGCGGAAATCCCGATCGCGGGCCTGGCCAGGGCGCGGGCCGCGGCGGGCGCCGGGCTGGCCGAAACGCTCGCGGATCTGGCGGCGTTGCACGCCGTGATCACCCCGCCGGGGGATTCAGGTGGTCTGGTGAGCCCCGACGTGGACGCGCTGCCGTCCCGGCTACTGCGGGTGGCGGCACTCGCGTGGGCCGAGGTCGCGATGGACAAGCTCGCCACCACCGAGGTCATCGACCCGCTGACCGGCCTGCCCACCGCGTCCTACCTGCGGACCAGGCTGCGCGAGCTGTACGGGCGGCCGGCCCACCGGGTGTCGGAGGACCACACCTTGCTGGTGGTCTCGGTCGACCTGAGCGGCGTGACCGGCTGGTCGCGGCTCACCGCGATGATCCTGATCGCGGAGGCGCTGCGGGGGGTGTTCGACGGCGGCGAGAGCACCGCGAAGCTCGGGCCGTCGACGGTCGCCGCCGCGGTCCCGCGGGATGGCCGGATCGCCGCGAAGGCCGTGATGCTGCGGCGCGAACTGCACGAGCGCCTGTCGGTCGACGACCAGCTGGAATCGGTCAGCCCGCCGAAGATCAAGCTGGTCCGGCTGCCCGCGACGCACGACTCCGCGTGCGACCTGCTGCAGCGACTCGCACGAACCTGA
- a CDS encoding glycosyltransferase 87 family protein, with translation MTQSVPAAGGEPLSEPAHPRLALRTSLARLSVRPRSILLLSLVPLLALVLGVVGWLLDWRLGVDSAVYRAGAITLLHGEPLYDANTLPPEPWWALLPFTYPPTAALLFVPLAILPVQIAWGVLTAISVLAMALVVRVAIGSLPTPPAVRRWWSSPARATLLFSLVMLGLEPVWRTIFLGQINLILMAVVVVDVLVVTTRNTRWGGVLVGIASAVKLTPLVFVAHLFLTGRRREAFRAFGVFLGLQLLMLALIPGDTIRYWTKTISDTGRIGPVHWAGNQSLNGLMNRLTDLAPWASKAALGVAALLAIPAVWLMLRFHRRGQALAALLVTAFFGLLASPISWSHHWVWAVPLIVLLVSRLPQATLANAWKRWVATGAVVAVFISCVLLALPNGRNIELHWKFWQTVLGNAYILTPLVLTVVLLTRWALQRRRERARDDVAVPG, from the coding sequence GTGACCCAGTCAGTGCCCGCCGCCGGCGGCGAACCGCTCAGCGAGCCGGCGCACCCGCGCCTGGCCCTGCGGACCTCGCTCGCCCGGTTGTCGGTGCGGCCGCGTTCGATCCTGCTGCTGTCGCTCGTCCCGTTGCTCGCGCTCGTCCTGGGTGTCGTCGGCTGGCTGCTCGACTGGCGGCTCGGGGTGGACAGCGCGGTGTACCGGGCTGGTGCGATCACCCTGCTCCACGGCGAACCGCTGTACGACGCGAACACCCTGCCGCCGGAACCGTGGTGGGCGCTGCTGCCGTTCACCTACCCGCCGACAGCCGCGCTGCTGTTCGTGCCGCTGGCGATCCTGCCCGTCCAGATCGCCTGGGGTGTGCTGACGGCGATCTCGGTGCTGGCGATGGCGCTCGTGGTCCGGGTGGCGATCGGCTCGCTGCCCACCCCGCCCGCCGTCCGCCGCTGGTGGTCCTCGCCGGCCCGTGCGACGCTGCTGTTCTCGCTGGTCATGCTCGGTCTCGAGCCGGTGTGGCGGACGATCTTCCTCGGTCAGATCAACCTGATCCTGATGGCCGTCGTGGTGGTCGACGTGCTCGTCGTGACCACCCGCAACACCCGTTGGGGCGGCGTGCTGGTCGGCATCGCCTCGGCGGTGAAGCTGACGCCGCTGGTGTTCGTCGCGCACCTGTTCCTGACCGGCCGCCGCCGCGAGGCGTTCCGCGCGTTCGGCGTGTTCCTCGGCTTGCAGCTGCTGATGCTGGCGCTGATCCCGGGCGACACCATTCGCTACTGGACCAAGACGATCTCCGACACCGGCCGCATCGGCCCGGTGCACTGGGCCGGGAACCAGTCGCTGAACGGCCTGATGAACCGGCTCACCGACCTCGCGCCGTGGGCGTCGAAGGCGGCGCTGGGCGTCGCGGCGCTGCTGGCGATCCCGGCCGTGTGGCTGATGCTGCGCTTCCACCGCCGTGGTCAGGCGCTGGCCGCCCTGCTGGTCACGGCGTTCTTCGGGCTGCTGGCCTCGCCGATTTCGTGGTCGCACCACTGGGTCTGGGCCGTGCCGCTGATCGTGCTGCTGGTGTCCCGGCTGCCGCAGGCCACGCTCGCGAACGCGTGGAAGCGCTGGGTCGCCACCGGTGCGGTGGTCGCGGTGTTCATCAGCTGCGTGCTGCTGGCGCTGCCCAACGGGCGCAACATCGAGCTGCACTGGAAGTTCTGGCAGACCGTGCTCGGCAACGCCTACATCCTCACGCCACTGGTGCTGACCGTGGTGCTGTTGACGCGCTGGGCGCTACAGCGCCGGCGGGAGCGGGCGCGTGACGACGTTGCGGTCCCGGGCTGA
- a CDS encoding glycosyltransferase 87 family protein: MTTLRSRAEPALVGVLVLGAFAAGVAGWLAGWHLGADSAVYRAGALTFLQGDAVYTPERLTTLPSWVSLPFTYPPAAALLFVPLAALPSGLTWGVLAAASVLSLAVVVRVSGWFRGWAVAGLTVAALGLEPVWKTIFLGQINLVLLALVVVDVLVLAGSRSSGVLIGVAAAVKLTPLIFVAHLFVTGRWRDGLRALATFAGLQAVMFALMPGDAARYWAEAAFDPHRVGGVSWIFNQSLGGLVNRLSHEASWSTAVALAVGAVLAAPAVWLVRRLHQRGETLAALLVTAFFGLLVSPVSWSHHWVWAVPLIVLLASKARWVWAGLVAAFFASCVVMLVPNGGDTEFGWGPELFVPGNAYVLAAALGILGLAARELRLRLIS; this comes from the coding sequence GTGACGACGTTGCGGTCCCGGGCTGAGCCCGCACTCGTCGGCGTCCTCGTCCTGGGCGCGTTCGCGGCTGGGGTGGCCGGCTGGCTCGCGGGCTGGCACCTGGGCGCGGACAGCGCGGTCTACCGCGCCGGCGCGCTGACCTTCCTGCAGGGTGACGCGGTCTACACCCCGGAGCGGCTGACCACGCTGCCGTCGTGGGTGTCGCTGCCGTTCACCTACCCGCCGGCGGCCGCGTTGCTGTTCGTCCCGCTCGCCGCGCTGCCCAGCGGACTGACCTGGGGCGTGCTGGCGGCGGCGTCGGTGCTGTCGCTCGCCGTGGTGGTCCGCGTGAGCGGGTGGTTCCGCGGCTGGGCGGTCGCCGGGCTGACGGTGGCGGCGCTGGGGCTGGAGCCGGTCTGGAAGACGATCTTCCTCGGGCAGATCAACCTGGTGCTGCTCGCGCTGGTCGTGGTCGACGTGCTGGTGCTGGCCGGCTCGCGCTCGTCCGGCGTGCTGATCGGCGTCGCGGCCGCGGTGAAGCTGACGCCGCTGATCTTCGTGGCGCACCTGTTCGTCACCGGCCGGTGGCGCGACGGGCTGCGCGCGCTGGCCACGTTCGCCGGGCTCCAGGCCGTGATGTTCGCGCTGATGCCCGGCGACGCCGCGCGGTACTGGGCCGAGGCCGCGTTCGACCCGCACCGCGTCGGCGGGGTGTCCTGGATCTTCAACCAGTCGCTCGGCGGGCTGGTGAACCGGCTCTCGCACGAGGCGTCCTGGTCGACGGCGGTCGCGCTGGCCGTCGGCGCGGTGCTCGCGGCGCCCGCGGTGTGGCTGGTGCGGCGGCTGCACCAGCGTGGCGAGACGCTGGCCGCGTTGCTGGTGACCGCCTTCTTCGGGCTGCTGGTCTCGCCGGTGTCATGGTCGCACCACTGGGTGTGGGCGGTGCCGCTGATCGTCCTGCTCGCGTCGAAGGCGCGCTGGGTCTGGGCGGGCCTGGTCGCCGCGTTCTTCGCCAGTTGTGTCGTGATGCTGGTGCCCAACGGCGGCGACACCGAGTTCGGCTGGGGACCGGAGCTGTTCGTGCCCGGCAACGCGTACGTGCTGGCCGCCGCGCTGGGAATTCTCGGGCTAGCGGCCCGTGAGCTGCGTCTCCGGTTAATCTCATAA
- a CDS encoding 5-(carboxyamino)imidazole ribonucleotide synthase — translation MDKRTGLPVVGMVGGGQLARMTHQAAISLGQSLRVLAIDENDAAGLVAGQVQIGHHTDLDALREFAKTVDVVTFDHEHVPWEHLFALVNEGFTVRPGPDALAFAQNKLVMRDHLSATGFPCPPYAEVSEVEDLLKFGAEHGWPVVLKAATGGYDGRGVWMVDSDAEARTLVPELLAAGTELLVEQRVAMKRELSALVARSPFGQGAAWPVVETVQEDGINTEVLAPAPGLTSRQVHEAQELALRLANELNVVGILAVELFETDGGLLVNELAMRPHNSGHWTMDGSATSQFEQHVRAVLDYPLGVTDLIAPTVMANVLGAPDTPRMSPDERLHHLFARFPDARVHLYGKGERPGRKLGHVNFVGGDLDNLRTRAKLAAHWLSHAEWPDGYDIH, via the coding sequence ATGGACAAGCGCACAGGTCTCCCGGTCGTCGGGATGGTGGGCGGCGGTCAGCTCGCCCGGATGACACATCAGGCCGCGATTTCGCTGGGACAGTCGCTCCGGGTCCTCGCGATCGACGAGAACGACGCCGCCGGCCTGGTCGCCGGGCAGGTCCAGATCGGCCACCACACCGACCTCGACGCGCTGCGCGAGTTCGCCAAGACCGTCGACGTGGTCACCTTCGACCATGAGCACGTCCCGTGGGAGCACCTGTTCGCGCTGGTCAACGAGGGCTTCACCGTGCGGCCCGGCCCGGACGCGCTGGCGTTCGCGCAGAACAAGCTGGTGATGCGCGACCACCTGTCGGCCACCGGGTTCCCGTGCCCGCCGTACGCCGAGGTGTCCGAAGTGGAGGACCTCCTCAAGTTCGGCGCCGAGCACGGCTGGCCGGTCGTGCTGAAGGCGGCCACCGGCGGTTACGACGGCCGTGGCGTGTGGATGGTCGACTCCGACGCCGAGGCGCGCACGCTGGTTCCCGAGCTGCTCGCTGCGGGCACCGAACTGCTGGTCGAGCAGCGCGTCGCCATGAAGCGGGAGCTGTCGGCGCTGGTCGCCCGCTCGCCGTTCGGGCAGGGCGCGGCCTGGCCGGTCGTGGAGACGGTGCAGGAGGACGGCATCAACACCGAGGTGCTGGCGCCCGCGCCGGGCCTGACCTCGCGCCAGGTGCACGAGGCGCAGGAGCTGGCGCTGCGGCTGGCGAACGAGCTGAACGTGGTCGGCATCCTGGCGGTCGAGCTGTTCGAGACCGACGGCGGGCTGCTGGTCAACGAGCTCGCGATGCGCCCGCACAACTCCGGCCATTGGACGATGGACGGATCGGCCACCTCGCAGTTCGAGCAGCACGTGCGCGCCGTCCTGGACTACCCGCTCGGCGTGACCGACCTGATCGCGCCGACGGTGATGGCCAACGTCCTCGGCGCGCCGGACACGCCGCGGATGTCGCCCGACGAGCGGCTGCACCACCTGTTCGCTCGCTTCCCGGACGCCCGCGTGCACCTGTACGGCAAGGGCGAGCGGCCCGGCCGCAAGCTCGGGCACGTCAACTTCGTCGGCGGCGACCTGGACAACCTGCGGACCCGCGCCAAGCTGGCCGCGCACTGGCTGTCGCACGCCGAATGGCCCGACGGCTACGACATCCACTGA
- the purE gene encoding 5-(carboxyamino)imidazole ribonucleotide mutase produces the protein MARRLRHPLRGRRVTDVGVIMGSDSDWPVLEAAGTALDEFGVSYEVGVYSAHRTPQRMLDYARSAADRGIKVIIAGAGGAAHLPGMVASATVLPVIGVPVPLKYLDGMDSLLSIVQMPAGVPVATVSIGGARNAGLLAVRILAAQDPALREKMAAFQADLEQLVLDKDAKLQEKLQS, from the coding sequence ATGGCCCGACGGCTACGACATCCACTGAGAGGAAGACGCGTGACCGACGTCGGCGTGATCATGGGCAGCGACTCCGACTGGCCCGTGCTCGAAGCGGCCGGGACGGCGCTGGACGAGTTCGGCGTGTCCTACGAGGTCGGCGTGTACTCCGCGCACCGGACCCCGCAGCGGATGCTCGACTACGCCCGCAGCGCGGCGGACCGAGGCATCAAGGTGATCATCGCCGGCGCAGGGGGAGCAGCGCACCTGCCCGGCATGGTCGCCTCGGCGACGGTGCTGCCGGTGATCGGGGTGCCGGTCCCGCTGAAGTACCTCGACGGCATGGACTCGCTGCTGTCGATCGTGCAGATGCCGGCCGGGGTGCCGGTGGCGACGGTGTCGATCGGCGGCGCCCGCAACGCCGGGCTGCTGGCCGTGCGGATCCTGGCCGCGCAGGACCCGGCGCTGCGGGAGAAGATGGCCGCCTTCCAGGCCGATCTCGAACAGCTCGTCCTCGACAAGGACGCCAAGCTCCAGGAGAAGCTGCAGTCCTAG
- a CDS encoding cutinase family protein, with amino-acid sequence MSNHNKSTAAACPDTKFAIGGYSLGASVTDIAIGIRTYLGTGQTIPTELAPRVVAVIAFGNPLGLYGQTIKTASSTYGPKSLEFCNRGDTVCGGTGTGPGYGHLGYATDGSVDQAAAFIAKQYTAS; translated from the coding sequence CTGAGCAACCACAACAAGTCCACCGCGGCCGCGTGCCCGGACACCAAGTTCGCGATCGGCGGCTACTCGCTGGGCGCGAGCGTCACCGACATCGCGATCGGTATCCGGACCTACCTCGGCACCGGCCAGACCATCCCCACCGAGTTGGCGCCGCGGGTGGTCGCGGTGATCGCGTTCGGCAACCCGCTCGGCCTGTACGGGCAGACGATCAAGACGGCCAGCTCGACCTACGGCCCGAAGTCACTGGAGTTCTGCAACCGCGGCGACACCGTCTGCGGCGGCACGGGCACCGGGCCGGGCTACGGCCACCTCGGCTACGCCACGGACGGCAGCGTCGACCAGGCGGCGGCCTTCATCGCGAAGCAGTACACCGCGAGCTAG
- a CDS encoding LLM class flavin-dependent oxidoreductase: protein MEFSRRTLGLFAASAGFVRAEPPAARAPVGLVLSHEQFPTSRLLDFAFVWASDNLQPWQDDQGHSMFPRLTLALVGERARRVTFGSGVPCPSYRHHPTEVAQAFASLDLLAPGRTFLGVGTGEAVNEQAGTGHYGRYAERHDRLVEAITLIRRLWTGERVTFRGRFFSTDQLKLYDLPSKPPPVYVAAQGPKSARLGGQYGDGWITQAGASLDPAPRDAFAAGARAAGRTRMRCRNGPNCSPWSATSARSTWLRSVGGSRSTRPTCPTRRRSRRPRRRRRWRRWPAAGRWAPIRPCTSRRCGSCSTRA from the coding sequence ATGGAGTTCTCGCGCCGCACGCTGGGCCTGTTCGCCGCATCCGCCGGGTTCGTCCGGGCCGAGCCGCCCGCGGCACGAGCACCCGTCGGGCTGGTGCTGTCGCACGAGCAGTTCCCGACCTCGCGGCTGCTGGACTTCGCGTTCGTCTGGGCCAGCGACAACCTGCAGCCGTGGCAGGACGACCAGGGGCACTCGATGTTCCCGCGGCTGACGCTCGCCCTGGTCGGTGAGCGCGCGCGGCGGGTCACCTTCGGCTCCGGCGTGCCCTGCCCGAGCTACCGGCACCACCCGACCGAGGTCGCGCAAGCGTTTGCCTCCCTCGATCTGCTGGCGCCGGGACGGACGTTCCTCGGGGTCGGCACCGGCGAGGCGGTCAACGAGCAGGCGGGCACCGGCCACTACGGCCGCTACGCCGAGCGGCACGACCGGCTCGTCGAGGCGATCACACTGATCCGGCGGTTGTGGACGGGGGAGCGGGTCACCTTCCGCGGCCGGTTCTTCTCGACCGACCAGCTCAAGCTGTACGACCTGCCGTCGAAACCACCGCCGGTGTACGTGGCCGCCCAGGGCCCGAAGAGCGCGCGGCTGGGCGGCCAGTACGGCGACGGCTGGATCACCCAGGCCGGAGCGTCCCTCGACCCGGCGCCGCGGGACGCGTTCGCGGCGGGCGCGCGGGCGGCCGGGAGAACCCGGATGCGATGCCGAAATGGGCCGAACTGTTCGCCGTGGTCGGCGACCAGCGCGAGATCGACCTGGCTGCGCAGTGTTGGCGGTTCACGGTCAACCCGGCCGACCTGCCCAACCCGGAGGCGATCCAGGAGGCCGCGCAGGCGACGCCGCTGGCGGAGGTGGCCGGCCGCTGGGCGGTGGGCGCCGATCCGGCCGTGCACGTCGCGGCGGTGCGGAAGCTGCTCGACGCGGGCGTGA
- a CDS encoding class I adenylate-forming enzyme family protein, with product MPITAAGSWPPHFPRSLEYPDVPAGSILAAAAKRYADRTAFTHHDRSLTYAQTYGAACRFANALRARGIGPGATVAIHLPNCLPYPIAYYGILLAGATFTPANPLLPPADLAHQLADSGAVAVVTLGKVAPVLSAVRARTAVELVVVVAPDDLADGQVEFQSFLADQPDTRPELDIDTRTHLAHLSYTGGTTGRSKGVRLPHRNVVVNTLQYACWGTGSLPALDDDGDLTLDQVGSPDEWPTRLGAGSGINLTPWFHAMGTIGGLNVPVMSGGSTTLHDRFDPVAYLADAERLRVTSIGGAPALFAALLASPDLAARDLSSVRGISSGAAPLPHEMLKALAARFPDAVISEGYGLTEVTMGATINPAFRSGLRKQGSVGVPVFDTEVKIVPLEGGEEPVPEGEQGEVCIRGPQVMAGYHNRPDETAAVLVDGWLHTGDIGVLDKDGYLSIVDRKKDMLLYKGYNVYPRELEELLIAHPGVAAAAVVGRKQDDVGELPVAFVVRADANVTEAEIMSAVNDNVLPYKRIRELRFVDEIPVSAAGKILKRELRQRL from the coding sequence ATGCCGATCACTGCTGCTGGGTCATGGCCGCCCCACTTCCCGAGATCGCTCGAGTACCCCGACGTCCCCGCCGGGTCGATCCTCGCCGCCGCCGCGAAGCGCTACGCCGACCGAACCGCGTTCACCCACCACGACCGCTCCCTCACCTACGCCCAGACCTACGGCGCGGCGTGCCGGTTCGCCAACGCGCTCCGGGCGCGGGGCATCGGGCCTGGCGCGACCGTCGCCATCCACCTGCCCAACTGCCTCCCCTACCCGATCGCCTACTACGGGATCCTGCTCGCCGGCGCGACCTTCACGCCGGCGAACCCGCTGCTGCCGCCCGCCGACCTCGCCCACCAGCTCGCCGACTCCGGCGCCGTCGCCGTGGTCACGCTCGGCAAGGTCGCCCCGGTGCTCAGCGCGGTGCGCGCCCGGACCGCCGTCGAGCTGGTCGTGGTCGTCGCGCCGGACGACCTCGCCGACGGACAGGTGGAGTTCCAGTCGTTCCTCGCCGACCAGCCGGACACCCGCCCCGAGCTGGACATCGACACCCGCACCCACCTCGCCCACCTCTCCTACACCGGCGGCACCACCGGCCGGTCCAAGGGCGTGCGGCTGCCGCACCGCAACGTCGTGGTCAACACCCTGCAGTACGCCTGCTGGGGCACCGGATCGCTGCCGGCGCTGGACGACGACGGCGACCTCACGCTCGACCAGGTCGGCAGCCCGGACGAGTGGCCGACCCGGCTGGGCGCCGGCTCGGGCATCAACCTCACGCCGTGGTTCCACGCGATGGGCACCATCGGCGGGCTCAACGTCCCAGTGATGAGCGGCGGGTCCACCACGCTGCACGACCGCTTCGACCCGGTCGCCTACCTCGCCGACGCGGAGCGGCTGCGGGTCACGTCGATCGGCGGCGCGCCAGCCCTGTTCGCGGCCCTGCTGGCCAGCCCGGACCTCGCCGCGCGTGACCTGTCGAGCGTGCGGGGCATCAGCTCCGGCGCCGCGCCGCTGCCGCACGAGATGCTGAAGGCGCTGGCCGCGCGGTTCCCGGACGCGGTGATCAGCGAGGGCTACGGCCTCACCGAGGTCACCATGGGCGCCACGATCAACCCGGCGTTCCGGTCCGGGCTGCGCAAGCAGGGGTCGGTGGGCGTGCCGGTGTTCGACACCGAGGTCAAGATCGTGCCGCTGGAGGGCGGCGAGGAGCCGGTGCCCGAGGGTGAGCAGGGCGAGGTGTGCATCCGCGGGCCGCAGGTGATGGCGGGCTACCACAACCGGCCCGACGAGACCGCCGCCGTGCTGGTGGACGGCTGGCTGCACACCGGCGACATCGGCGTCCTGGACAAGGACGGCTACCTGTCCATTGTGGACCGCAAGAAGGACATGCTGCTGTACAAGGGGTACAACGTCTACCCGCGGGAGCTGGAGGAGCTGCTCATCGCGCACCCCGGCGTCGCGGCGGCGGCCGTCGTGGGGCGCAAGCAGGACGACGTCGGCGAGCTGCCGGTGGCCTTCGTCGTGCGGGCGGACGCGAACGTGACCGAGGCGGAGATCATGTCCGCGGTCAACGACAACGTCTTGCCGTACAAGCGGATCCGGGAGCTGCGGTTCGTCGACGAGATCCCGGTGTCGGCGGCGGGCAAGATCCTCAAGCGCGAGCTGCGGCAGCGGCTTTAG